A region from the Lolium perenne isolate Kyuss_39 chromosome 4, Kyuss_2.0, whole genome shotgun sequence genome encodes:
- the LOC127348028 gene encoding protein ACCELERATED CELL DEATH 6-like produces MASINEEDAAAIAMDAKLMVATELGDVKKLKGLLNKEDATAVVVVTAMSKPTSKEDQSQASSIKPMLLALSREGSYAEMDIYLGSTMTQESPARGSNAKGKSAASAARDMEEGVDNQSASFAAQACLKGVTPDGNTALHEVASNGDGHDFLMCVDIICSLDSGLLFAKNHKGDTPLHCGARAGNSNMVSHLLDLAAREGADKKLNLLRAENNLMETALHEAVRNEDGRLLGRHELASPDADRKKKNGGSNKPEEKSIVKLLMGADPELANHPADGISPFYLAILLEKSTIALTLYDMSAGNLSYAGPNGQNALHVALLRDRDIVMIQLLLHWNTSLITQVDNDGSTPLHFASSICFRTSWYLRVELLRKLPWCRFVRVQRIFVKLLEASQEAVYLADNKGFFPIHVAASVGSIGAVKCFLHNRPDTAGLRDAKGRTFLHVAVEKEMLKLVSFVCLTPSVDWILNMQDNDGNTALHLAIHARGFRMFCALLGNRKVNLNLTNNHWETALDLSRSKLPRAMAYGGNSDIKICYALRSVWANQGILRWDMTEEKYSRRVRPEDEGKESDRLKDATQMLTVASVLIAAIAFSAAFALPGGYIADDHTNGGTPTLAGGYIFDAFIMATTLAFICSSLATAGFMFAGTPMVNLVTRRVNFSVSLFFMSSSLTCMSVAFALGVFMMLAPVARGTAVAICLITPAVLLMTNMGNYLKWAILARPLCIRKGLFLAITQIVCCNVRTAFIALWPVIVTFGWAGLARIHQLR; encoded by the exons ATGGCGAGCATCAATGAAGAAGATGCTGCCGCAATAGCCATGGACGCCAAGCTGATGGTGGCCACAGAGCTTGGCGATGTCAAGAAGTTGAAGGGTCTGCTGAACAAGGAGGATGCCACGGCGGTGGTTGTGGTGACGGCGATGAGCAAGCCTACTTCCAAGGAGGACCAATCCCAAGCAAGTAGCATCAAGCCCATGCTGCTGGCATTGTCGCGCGAGGGCTCCTATGCTGAGATGGATATCTATCTCGGGTCAACAATGACACAGGAATCTCCAGCGAGAGGCAGTAACGCCAAGGGGAAAAGTGCGGCGTCAGCTGctcgtgatatggaagagggcgtCGACAACCAGTCTGCTTCTTTTGCAGCTCAAGCATGCCTCAAGGGCGTCACTCCTGATGGAAATACTGCACTACATGAGGTCGCCAGCAACGGGGATGGCCACGATTTTTTGATGTGTGTGGACATCATCTGCAGCTTGGACAGCGGCCTCCTGTTTGCGAAGAATCACAAGGgtgacacacccttgcattgtggtGCCCGAGCTGGGAACTCCAATATGGTATCTCATCTCCTTGATCTAGCTGCACGTGAGGGTGCTGACAAGAAGCTCAATCTCTTGAGAGCGGAGAATAACCTTATGGAGACGGCCCTGCACGAGGCTGTCCGAAATGAAGATGGTCGACTTCTGGGACGTCATGAGTTAGCATCGCCTGATGCAGATCGTAAAAAGAAGAATGGTGGTAGCAATAAACCAGAAGAAAAGAGCATAGTCAAGCTGCTCATGGGTGCTGATCCCGAATTGGCTAATCATCCTGCAGACGGCATTTCACCGTTTTACCTAGCTATCTTGCTGGAGAAGAGTACGATTGCACTCACTCTGTATGATATGAGTGCTGGCAATCTCTCATATGCCGGACCAAATGGACAAAATGCCTTGCATGTTGCTCTTCTTCGAGACAGAGATATAG TGATGATACAGCTCCTACTGCATTGGAACACGAGCCTTATTACACAGGTGGACAATGATGGGAGtacgccgcttcactttgcttcaTCGATCTGCTTTCGGACTTCCTGGTATTTGCGTGTTGAACTCCTCCGCAAGCTCCCTTGGTGTCGCTTCGTACGGGTTCAGCGGATATTCGTGAAACTACTTGAGGCGAGCCAAGAAGCAGTGTATCTGGCAGACAATAAGGGTTTTTTCCCCATACATGTGGCTGCCTCTGTAGGTTCCATAGGTGCCGTAAAATGTTTCCTTCATAACCGTCCGGATACTGCTGGATTGCGCGACGCTAAAGGAAGGACGTTCCTTCATGTTGCTGTGGAGAAAGAGATGCTGAAATTGGTCTCCTTTGTATGCCTAACTCCATCTGTAGATTGGATTCTGAATATGCAAGACAATGATGGGAACACTGCGTTGCACTTGGCTATCCACGCCCGGGGCTTTAGGATGTTCTGTGCTCTATTGGGAAATCGGAAGGTGAATTTGAATCTAACAAATAACCACTGGGAGACTGCCCTTGATCTATCCAGAAGTAAGCTTCCGCGCGCAATGGCCTATGGTGGG AACTCTGATATTAAAATATGCTACGCCTTGCGGTCTGTTTGGGCAAACCAAGGGATCCTTCGCTGGGATATGACAGAGGAAAAGTACAGTCGCCGTGTAAGGCCTGAGGACGAGGGCAAAGAATCAGATAGGCTGAAAGATGCAACACAGATGCTTACCGTTGCTTCAGTCCTAATAGCAGCCATCGCTTTCAGTGCAGCTTTTGCCCTTCCAGGGGGTTACATAGCCGATGACCACACAAATGGTGGCACGCCAACACTTGCTGGGGGGTATATTTTTGACGCGTTTATTATGGCCACCACATTAGCTTTCATCTGCTCCTCGTTAGCTACCGCTGGTTTCATGTTCGCTGGAACTCCCATGGTTAATTTGGTCACCCGCAGAGTCAACTTCAGCGTGTCCCTGTTTTTCATGTCCAGTTCACTCACATGCATGTCGGTTGCTTTCGCACTGGGCGTCTTTATGATGCTAGCGCCGGTTGCTCGTGGTACTGCTGTTGCGATCTGTCTTATTACTCCTGCAGTATTGCTGATGACAAACATGGGTAATTATTTGAAATGGGCGATTCTTGCACGACCATTGTGTATTAGGAAAGGGCTATTCTTAGCGATCACACAGATAGTATGCTGCAACGTGCGCACAGCCTTCATTGCACTTTGGCCAGTCATAGTTACCTTTGGCTGGGCCGGGTTGGCAAGGATCCACCAGCTCCGCTAA